TATCCTTTGCAGGAAATATAATTAATTTTTCCTATCTTTTATTTCCTTTAGCACTGAAACTTTCAGCCCCTGTTCTGCTTGTTCAGGTTTTGATGAATTTAGGACTTGGATTTTTATCAAGAATTATGCCTCAGGCAAATGTTTTTTTTGTTGGCTTTCCCCTTTTACTTGCCACAGGAATTGCTGTTATGTGGCTTAGCATTCCTATTTTTACTATGGTTATATCAAAGGCATTTATCAATTTTAAAGATGCTTTATCTGCTTTATTGAGGTAAAAAATGCCAGAAGAACTTCAAGAACGAACAGAACAGGCGACCCCGCGAAGGAGAGAAAGAGCCCGACAAAAAGGTGAAGTTCCAAGAAGCCGGGAACTTACAAGTATAGTCAGTCCATGGATAATTTTTCTCTATTTTGTTTTCTCCGGAAGTTTCTTTATTGCATTACAACAACATCTAAAAGAGTCATTTACAAGACTTAATCCTGACTACATAAGTGGTGCTCTCTTTGCCATAATAAAAAGTGAGATAAAATGGTTTTTTTTACAGTTTGCTCCACTTGGAGGAGTTGTTCTTTTTAGTGTATTACTTGTTCATTTTATTCAAACAGGTTTTCTTTTTACAGGAGCTCCATTAGTGCCTGATTTATCAAGAATAAGTCCGATTAAAGGAATAAAAAGATTGTTTTCTCTTAATGCTTTGTTTGAGACAGTAAAGGGTGTTTTGAAACTGATAGCTCTCGGTTTTGTTATATACTTTGTTTTAAAGAAGGATATCAATATCTTGCCACTTTTAATAGATATGGATATAAAAGCTATTGTAGGAGTGAGCTTTGAGAAAATCTACCAACTTTTTCTTGCATGCCTGATAATGCTGACTGTTTTTTCAGGTATAGATTTTGCATATCAGAGATGGCAGTATGAAAGAAATTTGAGAATGACGAAACAGGAAATAAAGGAAGAGTTCAAGGAAACAGAGGGTTCACCAATGGTAAGAGCAAGAATAAGAAGTCTGCAAAGAGAAATAGCAAGAAGAAGAATGATGCAGGAAGTTCCAAAGGCTGATGTGGTAATAACAAACCCTCTTCATATTGCTGTATGTATAAAGTATGACTCTCAAAATATGAATGCACCGAAGGTTGTTGCAAAGGGAGCAAACATTCTTGCCGAAAGAATAAAACAGTTAGCCAGAGCAGCAGGTGTCCCAATCTATGAAAATAAACCACTGGCAAGAGTTCTATATAAAATTCCTGTTGGAGAGGAAATTCCTGAGGCACTTTATAAAGCAGTTGCCACAATTTTAGCAACAGTTTACAACCTTAAAGGGAAGAAGATCGCATGAATATAATGAATTACATAAGAAGTGATGTCTTGGTTGCAGTAGGCATAATTTTGATACTTATTTTCATGATTGTGCCAATTCCTCCTTTTCTGCTTGATCTTTCGCTTACGATGAGTATAACTCTCTCAATTCTTATTATTCTTGTGGCATCCTATGTGAGAAAACCTCTTGATTTTTCTGTTTTTCCATCTATTTTGTTGATTGCTACATTGTTAAGATTGTCTTTAAATATAGCTTCAACAAGACTTATTCTTACCCGAGGAGAACTTGGCACAGAAGCTGCAGGAAAGGTAATTAAGGCTTTCGGTGAATTTGTTGTAAGTGGAAACTTTGTAGTTGGCTTAATTGTGTTTTTAATTCTTGTGATAATCAACTTCATAGTAATCACCAAAGGTGCTGGAAGAATTGCAGAGGTTTCAGCCCGTTTTACCCTTGATGCAATGCCAGGTAAGCAGATGAGTATAGATGCAGATCTCAATGCAGGACTTATTGATGAAAAAGAAGCAAGACGTAGAAGAGAAGAAATAAGCAGAGAAGCTGATTTTTATGGAGCAATGGATGGTGCAAGCAAATTCATTCGTGGTGATGCTATTGCTGCAATAATTATCATGATTATAAACATCATTGGGGGAATTCTTATCGGAGTTTTACAAAAAGGCATGTCTATAGGAGATGCTGTTCAGACTTATGTAATCTTAACAATAGGTGATGGGCTTGCAGCTCAGGTTCCTGCACTTATTACATCAACTGCAGCAGGTATTGTAGTTAGCAGGGCAGCTACTGAGTCAAATCTTGGACAGGATATCCTCAATCAACTTTTTAAAAATCCTAAAACTCTTGCCACAGCTTCAGGTGTTCTTCTTTTACTTGGATTAATTCCAGGACTTCCTCATCTTCCTTTTATAATTATTGCTGTTGTCTCAGGTGCTATTGCCTATCTTATGATTACAAAGGAAAGAAAGGAAAAGGAGGTATTGCCACCTCCTCCAGCTGAAGAAAAACCTATTACAATGGAAGCTCAACTTGAGAGTCTTCTCAGGGTTGATCCCATCTCTCTTGAAATTGGATACAACCTTATTCCACTTGTTGAAGGTGAAAGTTCTCTTGTTGAAAGAATTCGCTCTCTTAGAAAGCAGATTGCCATGGAGATGGGCTACATAGTCCCTTCAATTCATATAAAAGATAATTTAATGTTAAAACCTTCTCAATACAGTATTCTTATAAAAGGTGTTGAAATAGCTACTTCAGAGATAATTCCAGGAAGATTTCTTGCAATCGGTGCAAAACCTTCTCAGGAACTTGAAGGGATTCCAACAAAAGACCCTGCCTTTGGAGTGGATGCTTTATGGATTGAGCAGAAAGATGTATCAAAGGCTCAGATGCTTGGCTTTACAGTTGTTGATGCACCATCAGTGATTGTTACTCATCTTAGAGAAATTCTCAAAAACTATGGTTATGAACTTCTCGGAAAACAGGAAACTCAAAGGCTTCTTGATAATCTTGCGAAAACCCATCCAAGAGTTGTTGATGATTTAATACCCAATCTTTTGAGTCTTTCTCAGGTTCAGAAGGTTCTTCAGAATCTTCTGAGAGAGAGAGTTTCAATAAAGGATCTACAAACCATACTTGAAAGCCTTGCAGAATATGCTAATGTCACAAAGGATCCTGATATTTTAACAGAGTATGTGAGACAGTCACTGTCAAGAAGAATAACAAAAAGTGTTCAAAATCCTGACGGTTCAATTACAGCGATTTTACTTGATCCTTCTTTAGAAAAGACATTTATTGAATCTTTGCAAACAACACCTCAGGGCATGATTTTTGCTCCTGATCCTGTGTTAATGGAGAAAACAGTTGAAAAGGTAAAAGCAGTAGCTGATGAAGCGACAATTAGAGGGTATCAGCCTGTTTTAATCTGTTCACAGGCTATAAGAAGATTTATAAAGAGAGCAATGGAGAGAGTATCTCCTTCTTTACCAGTTTTATCGCCTCAGGAAATTTCTCCAGGAGTAAAAATACTGATGCTTGCTACAGTAAAGCCTGATTGAGGAGGTTTTTATGAAGATAAAAAAGTTTCAAGGTAAAAGCTTTAAAGAGGTGTTGGAAATAGTTAAGAAAGAATTGGGACCAGATGCTGTGATTCTTTCATCTTCTTCTAAAAAAGAACCTCTTTCAAATCGTTCTTACATAGAGGTTACTGCTGCCATAGATGATGGATTAGATTCTGCTCAAGATTTAGGCAGTAAAGTTTATCCTGAAATTAACTCTGCATTTTTTAAAGAGATAGAAAGGCTAAAAACAGAAGTAAGCCTTCTAAGAGAGAGTGTTACAAAATTATTTCCTTGTCTTGATGATCTTTCAAAGAGAGGACTTTATAATTTTCTGATTAAAAATAATGTAGAACCATATCTTGCTCTGATGCTCATAGAAAAGGCTGATAATATGAATGAGTTAAGGGAGGCAATTGAAAAGGATTTAAAAATCTGTAAAAATAATTTTGATGAAGAAAGAGGTTTTATTTTCTATGGATTGCCAGGCGTAGGTAAAACAACGACAATTTTTAAAATGGGTCAAATTTTGAGATCAACTAACGATAAAATAATGATTCTTTCAGTTGATTCAAGAATTTCTTCTGTAGCCTACATAAAGGAAATAGCATTAAAGCTAAAGTGTGAGGCTAAATTTGTAAGTGAAATGAGAGAGCTTTACAAAATAATACACAAGGAAATTGACAGAAAAAAGATACTCGTTGATACTCCCGGAGATACAAACATAAGTGTTGCAGCAGAGCTGAAAAGTATTTTAAAGGATGTGCCTATTAAAAAGTGTCTTATAATGGATGCTTCCATGTCAATGTCTTCAAATACCAAAGCATTGAAGAAAGTTGACACTGGGGCAGTTGATTGTATAGGTTTTAGTAAAATTGATTTAGCTCAGAATTACGGTTCTTTATATAATCTTTCAGTTTTATCAGGTAAGCCTGTAAGTTTTATTACATCGGGAGCTTTTGGTGAGTCTCAGGCTCGGGTATTTCCTCCAAATACAATACCTAATCTTATTGTAGGAGGAGTCTGTGAAAACTAACATACCAAGAATTGTGGCTGTTTCAAGTGGTAAAGGAGGAGTTGGAAAAACAAACTTTGTGGTCAATATTGCTTTAGTTTTTAGAAGTATGCAAAAAAGAGTTCTTCTTATGGATGCTGATATAGGTTTAAGTAATATTGATATTATGTTCGGAGTAGCACCAAAATACAACATAAAACATCTGCTTTCAGGTGAAAAGTCGATTAAAGACATAATTGTTAAAACTTCTGAGGGAATTGATATTATTCCTGCCAGCTCTGGAATAAGAGAACTCACTCAGCTTTCTTACGGACAAAAGATGAAAATCATTGAAGAACTTGAAAATATTGATAAAAACTACGATATTTTTTTGATTGATACAGGTGCAGGGATCTCAGACAATGTAACTTTTTTCTGCTCTGCTGCCCATGACACAATTGTAATTGTTACTCCTGAACCTACTTCAATTGCAGATGCCTATGCATTGATTAAGGTACTTTATAAAGAGTATGGTGAGCAGAATTTTCGTATTGTTGTAAATAGTGTGAGGAATCATAAAGAGGCAAAAGAAACATTTAAAAAACTATCTATGGTTACCGAAAGATTTCTTGGAATATCAATTGATTGGCTTGGAGAACTTCCATACGATGAAAAAATAAAGGAAGCTGTTATTTCCCAGAAACCATACATAACTTTATATCCAACATCAGAGTTTTCAAAAAAACTTGCAGAAATTGCAAAACAGTTTCTTAAAATAGAAGTTGATTTATTAAAAGGAGGAATGCAGTTTTTCCTCAAAAAAGCTTTAAATAAATAGATTTATGCTTTATTCTGAAGATGAAAAAGAGAAAATTATCAAACAGTTTTTACCAAAAATAAAGCACCATGCTTTAAGATATCATAATATTGTTCACTCCGTTATTGAGCTTGAAGATCTAATCTCTGCTGGAATTAAAGGATTGCTTGAAGCATTAAATAAGTACAATCCTTCACTTAATGTACCCCTTGCCTCTTTTATAGAATACAGAATACGGGGAGCTATAATCGATGAAATTCGCTCTCTTGATGTTTTTTCCAAAGAATACAGAAAAAAAGTGGAAGATTTAAAAAAAGCATGGAAAACTCTTAAAGAATCAGGGAAAGAACCTACAGATGAAGAACTGGCAACCTCTCTAAATATTACCCCGACAGAATTGCAGGAGATATATCAGAGCATAACAGCTTCTGATGTAATAGATTTGGACAATCCTGTAATCACTCACCAAGGGGATAAATTAAATCTTTCTGAAGTTATATCAGATGGAAAGGACATCTTTGAAGATATATCTTTTCGTGAACTTAAAGAAAGGCTTACTGCTGCTATTGAGAGTCTTTCAGAAATTGAAAAAATTGTTATTTCTCTATATTACTATGAAGAGTTGAATATGAAAGAAATTGCAAATATTCTGGGAGTTTCTCTTTCAAGGGTTAGTCAGATTCATGGGAAGAGTCTTTTAAAGTTAAAAAATTTTCTTGAAAATAGTTTAATTGAAAAATAATTTTTGTATAATATTATCAAGCGTAATTTTGGAGGTTCAATTATGAAAAACATAAAGCATGTGGTTTTTAAGCTTCTTAATGATCCAGATCCTTCGGTTCGCAGGCATGCAGCAGAAGAATTAAGTAATGGTGATGAGAGAGCAGTTTATCCACTAATCAAAGCATTAAGAGATGAAAGTACAGCGGTTCAGGAAGCAGCAACTCAATCTCTCATCTTTCTCGGAAGTGAAGATAGATTTCTAATAAATTCAGGAGAAGTGATCACATATATGGTTGTTCCTTTGTTAAGAGAAGAAGAGGCATATTTAAGGAATACGGCACTTTTAATAATTAAAGAAATTGGACATAGGTCACCAGAACTTATTTATAAACTACTTAAAGATAAAGACCCTGATATTAGGAAGTTTGCTCTTGACTTAATTGCTGATATAAAAACAGGATTTGATGGAGAAAGGATAATTCCATTGTTAAATGATCCGAATGGTAATGTCAGAGCAGCTGCTGCCCATGCATTAGGAGAACTTAGATACATGGAGGCAATCCCTGCTTTAGTTGAAAGGCTACAGGATGAAGAGTGGGTTGTTTTTTATGTTTTACAGGCTCTTGCTCAACTTCAGGCAGTTGATGCTATAGATAAAATTGGTGAACTTCTCTTAAGCACAGATTCATTATTAATCAAATCAGAAGCAATAGAGACTCTCAGGAAATTAGGAACTGAGAAAGTGGCGGAGCCTCTTTTAAAGTATTTCACTGTTGCAACACGGGATGAAAAAAAGGAGATTGTTAAAGCTTTAATCAGTATAGGAGTTTTACCCGATGGACAGGATTTAAAGGAGGAAATTCTCTCAATTCTTAAAGAAGAAGAATGGGAAGATAAGCTTATAGGACTTAAAGGAGTGAAACTCTTAAATCTTGTGGAAGCAGTCCCGTTAATTGTAGAAGAAGCAGGAGCTCTTGATCCAAACTGCTTTGACTATGAAGAAAAAATTGAAACTTTAGAGTCAGTCTTACTTTCCATAGATTCAGAAGATGAACTTATCGCATTGATTGAAAAAAATAAGCTTAGATATAGAGCAAAAGCTTTTGTGATAACAGTACTTGGAAAACTGAGAAGTAAGAAAGCAGTTCCCGTTCTTTTAAAACTTCTTGAAGACATAAAAAGAGATATAAGAATAGCCTCTGCAAAGGCACTTGGTGAAATCGGAAGTAAAGATGCAATTCAATCTCTCATTAAAAAGAGTCATGAGGATCAGGATGCAAATGTTAGAAAAGCAGCGATAAAGGCTCTTGGAATGATAAGAGCTTCAGAAGCTTATGAGCCGCTCTTTCATTTACTTGAAATAGAAACATATCCAGACATCATTGAAGAAATTGTCTCAGCACTTATATCAATTGATCAGGAAAAGTTTTTAAAAAACCTCAAGTCCTACAGAAGAGAAGTAAAGAAGGCTCTTGCAGATATAGCATATTCAATGGACATTTTAACTATGCTTACTAAATGCGAAGACAAGGAAGTTCAAAAAGCAGCCATATATAGACTTGGTGTATTGGGTACAGAAGAAGCCATATCTAAGGTT
The nucleotide sequence above comes from Thermodesulfovibrio aggregans. Encoded proteins:
- the flhB gene encoding flagellar biosynthesis protein FlhB — translated: MPEELQERTEQATPRRRERARQKGEVPRSRELTSIVSPWIIFLYFVFSGSFFIALQQHLKESFTRLNPDYISGALFAIIKSEIKWFFLQFAPLGGVVLFSVLLVHFIQTGFLFTGAPLVPDLSRISPIKGIKRLFSLNALFETVKGVLKLIALGFVIYFVLKKDINILPLLIDMDIKAIVGVSFEKIYQLFLACLIMLTVFSGIDFAYQRWQYERNLRMTKQEIKEEFKETEGSPMVRARIRSLQREIARRRMMQEVPKADVVITNPLHIAVCIKYDSQNMNAPKVVAKGANILAERIKQLARAAGVPIYENKPLARVLYKIPVGEEIPEALYKAVATILATVYNLKGKKIA
- the flhA gene encoding flagellar biosynthesis protein FlhA, which encodes MNYIRSDVLVAVGIILILIFMIVPIPPFLLDLSLTMSITLSILIILVASYVRKPLDFSVFPSILLIATLLRLSLNIASTRLILTRGELGTEAAGKVIKAFGEFVVSGNFVVGLIVFLILVIINFIVITKGAGRIAEVSARFTLDAMPGKQMSIDADLNAGLIDEKEARRRREEISREADFYGAMDGASKFIRGDAIAAIIIMIINIIGGILIGVLQKGMSIGDAVQTYVILTIGDGLAAQVPALITSTAAGIVVSRAATESNLGQDILNQLFKNPKTLATASGVLLLLGLIPGLPHLPFIIIAVVSGAIAYLMITKERKEKEVLPPPPAEEKPITMEAQLESLLRVDPISLEIGYNLIPLVEGESSLVERIRSLRKQIAMEMGYIVPSIHIKDNLMLKPSQYSILIKGVEIATSEIIPGRFLAIGAKPSQELEGIPTKDPAFGVDALWIEQKDVSKAQMLGFTVVDAPSVIVTHLREILKNYGYELLGKQETQRLLDNLAKTHPRVVDDLIPNLLSLSQVQKVLQNLLRERVSIKDLQTILESLAEYANVTKDPDILTEYVRQSLSRRITKSVQNPDGSITAILLDPSLEKTFIESLQTTPQGMIFAPDPVLMEKTVEKVKAVADEATIRGYQPVLICSQAIRRFIKRAMERVSPSLPVLSPQEISPGVKILMLATVKPD
- a CDS encoding MinD/ParA family protein translates to MKTNIPRIVAVSSGKGGVGKTNFVVNIALVFRSMQKRVLLMDADIGLSNIDIMFGVAPKYNIKHLLSGEKSIKDIIVKTSEGIDIIPASSGIRELTQLSYGQKMKIIEELENIDKNYDIFLIDTGAGISDNVTFFCSAAHDTIVIVTPEPTSIADAYALIKVLYKEYGEQNFRIVVNSVRNHKEAKETFKKLSMVTERFLGISIDWLGELPYDEKIKEAVISQKPYITLYPTSEFSKKLAEIAKQFLKIEVDLLKGGMQFFLKKALNK
- a CDS encoding sigma-70 family RNA polymerase sigma factor; translation: MLYSEDEKEKIIKQFLPKIKHHALRYHNIVHSVIELEDLISAGIKGLLEALNKYNPSLNVPLASFIEYRIRGAIIDEIRSLDVFSKEYRKKVEDLKKAWKTLKESGKEPTDEELATSLNITPTELQEIYQSITASDVIDLDNPVITHQGDKLNLSEVISDGKDIFEDISFRELKERLTAAIESLSEIEKIVISLYYYEELNMKEIANILGVSLSRVSQIHGKSLLKLKNFLENSLIEK
- a CDS encoding HEAT repeat domain-containing protein, whose amino-acid sequence is MKNIKHVVFKLLNDPDPSVRRHAAEELSNGDERAVYPLIKALRDESTAVQEAATQSLIFLGSEDRFLINSGEVITYMVVPLLREEEAYLRNTALLIIKEIGHRSPELIYKLLKDKDPDIRKFALDLIADIKTGFDGERIIPLLNDPNGNVRAAAAHALGELRYMEAIPALVERLQDEEWVVFYVLQALAQLQAVDAIDKIGELLLSTDSLLIKSEAIETLRKLGTEKVAEPLLKYFTVATRDEKKEIVKALISIGVLPDGQDLKEEILSILKEEEWEDKLIGLKGVKLLNLVEAVPLIVEEAGALDPNCFDYEEKIETLESVLLSIDSEDELIALIEKNKLRYRAKAFVITVLGKLRSKKAVPVLLKLLEDIKRDIRIASAKALGEIGSKDAIQSLIKKSHEDQDANVRKAAIKALGMIRASEAYEPLFHLLEIETYPDIIEEIVSALISIDQEKFLKNLKSYRREVKKALADIAYSMDILTMLTKCEDKEVQKAAIYRLGVLGTEEAISKVIEFIKSDDKELKKTAILALGEANFCSEELWKCLNDEDPWIRYYTVKAVSKACDPEILGEKLLPLLDDPFPPVVIATVEALADIVNAEIYDILVSKKNHPDKGVREKIEEVLQRI